The proteins below are encoded in one region of Pelecanus crispus isolate bPelCri1 chromosome 4, bPelCri1.pri, whole genome shotgun sequence:
- the HPF1 gene encoding histone PARylation factor 1: MTGGGKRRPRGAAGPAGEQCEKNGDVKKRRSNQADIPDNLREEAETRYRLRLPEDFYQFWKFCEELDPEKPSEALVSSVGLTLVGPYDILAGKHKKAKSTDLDFNLHWRFFYDPPEFQTILVGDSKTQYHMGYFRDVPEELPVWVGVNEAKKGCVISQVGDNVFAAVKLFLSKKLKEVTDKKKNAILKDIDEKLTGTAKELGYSLEQKTMKMKQRDKKVVTKAFHGAGLVVPVDKNDVGYRELPETNANLKKICKAIVDAPTDDERLKAFAPIQEMLTFVQFANDECDYGMGYELGMDLFCYGSHYFHKTVGQLLPLAYTLLKRNLFADIIQSHLADRRQEEVDRLSP, encoded by the exons ATGACAGGTGGCGGGAAGCGGAGgccgcgcggggcggcgggcccggccggcgAGCAG tgtgaaaaaaatggagatgtCAAGAAGAGAAGGTCAAATCAGGCCGATATCCCTGATAATCTTCGCGAAGAAGCAGAAACACGCTATCGGCTTAGACTGCCTGAAGACTTCTATCAGTTTTGGAAGTTTTGTGAGGAACTAGATCCTGAGAAACCAAGTG aggCACTTGTGTCAAGTGTTGGACTTACGCTGGTTGGACCATATGATATTCTCgctggaaaacacaaaaaagcaaaatcaacaGATCTGGACTTCAATCTTCATTGGAGATTCTTCTATGATCCCCCAGAATTCCAGACTATACTTGTCGGGGATAGCAAAACACAGTATCACATGGGATATTTcag GGATGTGCCAGAGGAGCTTCCAGTGTGGGTTGGTGTCAATGAAGCTAAGAAGGGCTGTGTGATTTCACAAGTTGGTGATAATGTCTTTGCCGCAGTCAA attatttttgtcaaaaaaacTTAAAGAAGTGACcgataaaaagaaaaatgctattcTGAAAGATATAGATGAAAAACTAACAGGAACAGCAAAAGAACTGGGTTATTCTCTGGAACAAAAAACCATGAAGATGAAACAGAGAGATAAGAAA GTGGTGACCAAAGCATTTCATGGAGCAGGCCTAGTTGTTCCTGTAGACAAAAATGATGTTGGATACAGAGAACTTCCTGAAACAAATG CTAATCTCAAAAAAATTTGCAAGGCCATTGTTGATGCTCCTACTGACGATGAGAGACTGAAGGCCTTTGCACCCATTCAAGAAATGCTCACCTTTGTTCAGTTTGCTAATGATGAATGTGACTATGGAATGGGATATGAACTGGGAATGGACCTGTTTTGCTATGGATCGCAT tACTTCCACAAGACGGTGGGccagctgctgcccctggcGTACACCCTGCTCAAGAGGAACCTCTTCGCCGACATCATCCAGTCGCACTTGGCCGACCggcggcaggaggaggtggaCCGGCTCTCGCCCTGa